The genomic segment TCGGATAGCAGGGCGACGGGAATAATGGTGTCTGTTTTGGGAGATAGCGTGGATCGTACCGGCATATAAACAACGGAGTAGTCCATGCTTCCGTTGTTTCGAATAGCGCATTGAACCACATCCATGCCTTTGAACGCTTCAGGGATCATAGGGACAGGTTATTATTGCGCAAAGAATGGGCACAGGTCCTTTTTTCTGCCCAAAACAAAACTTCCAATCATTGGAACTTTCCAAATCAAAACTTCCAACCATTAGCGAACCACATATATACCCATACTTATATATTGACTTTCAGTACGTCCTGCGCTAGCTCCTATGTATGGACAGAGCAAGATTCGAGTGGGACCCGAAGAAAGATTGTGAAAACCAAACGAAGCATGGCGTTCCCTTCGAGGCTGCGCAGTATGCTTTCGCCGATCCTCAGCGTGTCATTGCCGAGGATATTGAGCATAGCCAGACGGAAAAGCGCTACTTCTGTTTCGGTTTGGTTGGTGAGGGTATATTGACCGTTCGATTTACGGTCAGGGGAAAGGCAATTCGTATCTTTGGTGCAGGATATTGGCGGAAAGGCAGGCGTATTTATGAAAAAGAAAACTCTATATAGCGATGGACCTATTGGTGATGTAAAGGTCGTGAGGGATTTTCTCCCTCCACCCGAGGACTTGGTCTTCAAAGAAGACCAGGTCAAGGTTACCATAGGCTTGAGCCAATCCAGCGTGGACTTCTTTAAGCAAGAAGCGAAGAAACATCATACGCAGTATCAGAAGATGATTCGCCGACTGCTCGACCTCTACGTGGCTCAGCACAAAGAACTGCCGCTAACAAATCGCTGAACAGTACGCGGAATACCGCGCCCGTTAGCGTTGAGTTATGCGTCAGGATAAAAGCCAACCG from the Spartobacteria bacterium genome contains:
- a CDS encoding CopG family transcriptional regulator; translation: MKKKTLYSDGPIGDVKVVRDFLPPPEDLVFKEDQVKVTIGLSQSSVDFFKQEAKKHHTQYQKMIRRLLDLYVAQHKELPLTNR
- a CDS encoding BrnT family toxin, coding for MDRARFEWDPKKDCENQTKHGVPFEAAQYAFADPQRVIAEDIEHSQTEKRYFCFGLVGEGILTVRFTVRGKAIRIFGAGYWRKGRRIYEKENSI